One Triticum dicoccoides isolate Atlit2015 ecotype Zavitan chromosome 4B, WEW_v2.0, whole genome shotgun sequence genomic window carries:
- the LOC119294942 gene encoding uncharacterized protein LOC119294942 isoform X1 gives MDADGELKLPAWGGSRPPPCFARAWHMGELAAINDGELGGSRSTSDHNLDVLQDLDSQGSLCGQPPGRRRQPKEGFLRIRLVQHHDRCRQQGLQRARHLGAGASVRWRQGLLFGIGCKNSHGLTWSGSGEVDAHGVAALQDGPHRQEGSLRKSHLVILEIEDAGQDLITQSMNLWTLSYIPWFRGSLTTRTNLELLSTLAGIAMTRPPRSTYKCLGCSFLMKFKG, from the exons ATGGATGCCGACGGTGAACTCAAGCTACCCGCATGGGGTGGATCCCGTCCACCCCCTTGTTTCGCCCGGGCGTGGCACATGGGGGAGCTCGCGGCCATCAACGACGGCGAGCTAGGAGGCTCCCGCAGCACCTCCGACCACAATCTCGACGTGCTGCAGGACCTAGACAGCCAAGG GAGCCTCTGCGGCCAGCCACCGGGACGACGTCGACAACCAAAGGAAGGGTTCTTGAG GATTCGTTTGGTACAACACCATGACCGATGCAGACAACAAGGCCTTCAACGTGCCAGGCACCTTGGCGCTGGTGCTTCCGTGCGATGGCGGCAGGGATTGTTGTTCGGCATCGGCTGCAAAAACAGCCACG GCCTCACTTGGTCTGGTTCAGGGGAGGTTGATGCCCATGGTGTGGCCGCATTGCAAGATGGGCCGCATCGACAAGAGGGTTCCCTAAGGAAGAGTCATTTGGTCATTTTGGAGATTGAGGATGCTGGACAAGATCTCATCACCCAAAGCATGAATTTGTGGACCTTGTCATATATTCCTTGGTTCAG GGGCTCGCTGACCACAAGGACCAACTTGGAGCTCCTCTCTACCCTTGCAG GCATCGCGATGACAAGGCCGCCGAG GAGCACATACAAATGTCTGGGATGCTCTTTTCTCATGAAGTTCAAGGGTTAG
- the LOC119294942 gene encoding uncharacterized protein LOC119294942 isoform X2 has protein sequence MDADGELKLPAWGGSRPPPCFARAWHMGELAAINDGELGGSRSTSDHNLDVLQDLDSQGSLCGQPPGRRRQPKEGFLRYAPSPPVERRLLLGWYPSACSDPTMEGFVWYNTMTDADNKAFNVPGTLALVLPCDGGRDCCSASAAKTATVGSSRLQQFSSDASLGLVQGRLMPMVWPHCKMGRIDKRVP, from the exons ATGGATGCCGACGGTGAACTCAAGCTACCCGCATGGGGTGGATCCCGTCCACCCCCTTGTTTCGCCCGGGCGTGGCACATGGGGGAGCTCGCGGCCATCAACGACGGCGAGCTAGGAGGCTCCCGCAGCACCTCCGACCACAATCTCGACGTGCTGCAGGACCTAGACAGCCAAGG GAGCCTCTGCGGCCAGCCACCGGGACGACGTCGACAACCAAAGGAAGGGTTCTTGAGGTATGCTCCTTCTCCACCGGTAGAGAGGCGCCTCCTTCTTGGGTGGTACCCATCTGCCTGCTCCGACCCTACCATGGAAG GATTCGTTTGGTACAACACCATGACCGATGCAGACAACAAGGCCTTCAACGTGCCAGGCACCTTGGCGCTGGTGCTTCCGTGCGATGGCGGCAGGGATTGTTGTTCGGCATCGGCTGCAAAAACAGCCACGGTGGGCTCCTCTCGCCTCCAGCAATTCTCTTCTGAT GCCTCACTTGGTCTGGTTCAGGGGAGGTTGATGCCCATGGTGTGGCCGCATTGCAAGATGGGCCGCATCGACAAGAGGGTTCCCTAA